In Electrophorus electricus isolate fEleEle1 chromosome 1, fEleEle1.pri, whole genome shotgun sequence, a single window of DNA contains:
- the baz2ba gene encoding bromodomain adjacent to zinc finger domain protein 2B isoform X2: MESGERLASPSSTPVSLHTTASSSSTSSSASPASNTKSSLNHVAAASLTACGPLFGVAGSDQPFSVSSVPSVPSAFPVMAHPAFGILSPATGRPEFGSLGPLGVTAALTAHPQLGAFSEWWRAAEAHGRSPAAFFPPFLGLPPLFAPPLQNHEATPYTSKTLSKSSQSCKGVNGAMNGSAVSPSTTKGGVPTSASPSPAPRPPERSRTPGSKPRPRKATHHSNSMGELQDKPSQKLKEKKPRKKQGEGSGMSDSESGSSLDTDSDGVSSSDLDDLGEEEEDDDDDQSKDTEESDSEKEGQRKKNAKGAAPTAGLSEQDSPRPAEARNLREALRRSTPSPPAARPRDRAAQPTSVIQSTGLALNAKPRPLPPMAQSRCHASPQHLSTSPKPPTAAAKPLLSSQQPLPLSLCSSPKPLSVPSPPIPLPLSSSPRPPPLTPSPRAQSLGSACKPKATPMDAASSRKLLENSLSHIADYRLKQSFLLQDQEFTLQVRKQQDVYSSSSKSAALHSSSSSPCSSLLSSLLPHKLTSGRTVPPAARSVPPLPRGLLLPQSLLDLNKANGAIQSAEAPQDTPLALTTKPRPDLPVNLSTGSRKDGPAVTPAPGPPGRPRASRKSKTPKPLEAWKEVSQNHLAQPLADLFHRGAGERGLEFLGGKDSDESADDDDDDDDVDDEEEDEEDSDDSLSESDSNSDSELNGSGSGKRKSPGTTETEGEKTPMKLGKGLSLLAASTNHGLPDISPLNLQVIKPSGVATPTIISSSAGLTYHSPPCSSYSVGTSPGFGKRKRVMNEDDLKIPLEMGWRRETRIKTVGGRLQGDVAYYAPCGKRLRQYPDVVKYLSRYGITDITRDNFSFSAKIRVGDFCEAREGLQGLQWSLLREEEIAPRIRAMEGRRGRPPNAERQQRGAEGEGSASRRRKGRPPNVGHTDFPSPSEAKLLRKLEAQEIARQAAQMKLMRKLEKQALARAAKEARKQQAIMAAEERRKQKEQIKILKQQEKIKRIQQLRMEKELRAQQILEAKRKKREEAANARILEAEKRLKEKELRRQQAVILKHQELERHRLDMVWERERRRQHIMLMKAVEARKKAEERERLKQEKRDEKRLNKERKLELRRLEMEMIRELKKPNEDMCLTDHKPLPEFSRIPGLVLPGQVFSDCLMVVQFLRAFGKVLRMEVSEVPTLGALQEGLLNLGNGMGQVQDLLVRLLSSAVCDPGLPPGHRAKSILGDHLTNIGLNRDNVSEVLQQYMEAHCSHSGQLADITLSLKTKAFQAHTPAQKASVLAFLVNELACSKSVVSEIDKSLDQMTVLRKDECIVEGKLKKLKTIHGKRTGKREGGTGGEEPQVSGTPSTGTKRKRKGGDSDEDEDEEDDSDEAGEDDEEEEEEEVKKGKKIEMCDEDEGDQATSVEELEKQIEKLSKQQNLIKRKLFESSHALRSMAYGQDRYHRRYWVLPQCGGVFIEGLESGEGPEELERERERLRSFEAVRVKEEPEEEMQDGEQGEGPQGEEPQGEEPPGLVKQEEDHPEEVKQEDEQPVNTDQEPRGDGEGGGDRCPSLPKEIQETEPQQPDPASSQTPLLKEPPIASDEGAALCHTSNGCPATVTPATAVPASPTRSTSSPAVPCGAPADPVAAPPPLFGAPPPPFSIPPSLQQQAQLLANDQLLRVLTERSGHWFSLLPRTPCDDSSLTWPASPPQASPQPAGGPHVHARTPPPPCSSHHHFHPPCTSVIDGPGNHAMSQAQLKAIAALMPLPVCGWTGGLTSAGLPACSSPVPMCPLTEGSPSPLLAPSISTSKSGSPAPPADKTLSAPSPAIDLPRNHDHPQPQPIPEDMLTGWWKVMDVEQLQTLLKTLHSRGVRERTLHKQVQKSIDLITQTCSKNREVAVMEVSELDEGQVSVETLQEWCVEEQAMETDIALLQQVEELERKATSASLQVKGWVHPEPQSEREDMVYHEHKPLPKPRPGAESQEERSSEKGLWRRASNPLDIAVTRLAELERHLERRYLRSPLGTTIQIRLDNVGTVTVPAPAPSTSTGGEGGEEEIAPGMKVWRKALSEVRNSSQLAMCLQQLQKSIAWERSIMKVYCQMCRKGDNEDLLLLCDGCDKGCHTYCHKPKISCIPEGDWYCPACISKASGQSPKNKKSQSRMQSSGGGKKSAETGKKGKKQAEAPEEEHSGVGGGGAGGGATGGAGGGASGSTSNNSPKKATTTSGQAKKSSPAPPPGPPATVPPGNNANEGPACVKRAKTARDNNRDLGLCRILLAELERHQDAGPFLTPVNLKSVPGYRKVIKKPMDFSTIREKLVSSQYQNLETFIIDVNLVFDNCEKFNEDNSDIGRAGHNMRKFFEKRWTELLKQTN, encoded by the exons GCCCTCTGTTTGGCGTGGCAGGCAGTGATCAGCCGTTCAGTGTGAGCTCTGTACCCTCCGTGCCGAGTGCCTTCCCCGTGATGGCCCACCCTGCGTTTGGTATTCTGTCACCAGCCACTGGCCGGCCCGAGTTTGGGTCCCTGGGGCCACTGGGAGTCACTGCAGCTTTGACAGCTCACCCACAGCTCGGGGCTTTCTCAG AGTGGTGGAGAGCAGCAGAAGCACATGGGCGGAGTCCTGCTGCCTTCTTCCCGCCTTTCCTTGGCCTGCCCCCTCTGTTTGCCCCGCCCCTCCAGAACCACGAGGCCACGCCCTACACCTCCAAAACCCTGAGCAAGAGCAGCCAGAGCTGTAAAG GCGTGAACGGAGCCATGAACGGGAGCGCCGTCTCGCCGTCCACCACAAAAGGTGGCGTGCCCACATCAGCCTCGCCCTCGCCCGCGCCCCGCCCCCCGGAGCGAAGCCGCACCCCTGGCTCCAAGCCCCGCCCACGCAAAGCCACCCACCACAGCAACAGTATGGGAGAGCTCCAAGACAAACCTTCGCAGAAACTGAAGGAGAAG AAACCCCGTAAGAAGCAAGGGGAGGGATCTGGCATGAGTGACAGCGAGTCGGGGTCATCGCTGGACACGGACAGCGATGGAGTCAGCAGCAGCGACCTGGACGACCTCggcgaggaggaagaggacgacgACGACGACCAGAGCAAAGACACCGAGGAGTCTGACTCGGAaaaggagggacagaggaagaaGAACGCAAAG GGAGCCGCACCCACCGCTGGGCTGAGTGAGCAGGACAGTCCCAGGCCTGCGGAGGCGCGGAACCTGCGCGAGGCCCTGCGCCGCAGCACGCCCTCGCCGCCCGCCGCCAGACCCAGAGACCGCGCCGCGCAGCCCACCAGCGTCATCCAGTCCACAGGCCTGGCCCTGAACGCCAAGCCACGCCCGCTACCGCCGATGGCGCAGTCCCGGTGCCACGCCTCCCCACAGCACCTCAGCACCTCCCCCAAGCCTCCTACAGCCGCCGCCAagcccctcctctcttctcagcAGCCCCTCCCACTTTCGCTTTGCTCCTCCCCCAAACCGCTGTCGGTGCCATCCCCTCCCATcccccttcccctctcctcctccccgaGGCCGCCGCCCCTGACCCCCTCCCCCAGGGCGCAGTCTCTGGGCTCCGCCTGCAAGCCCAAGGCCACACCGATGGATGCGGCCAGCAGCCGGAAGCTTCTGGAgaactctctgtctcacatcGCTGACTACAGACTGAAACAG TCTTTTCTCCTCCAGGATCAGGAGTTCACCCTCCAGGTGAGGAAGCAGCAGGACGTGTACAGCAGCTCCTCGAAGAGCGCCGCGCTCCActcctcgtcctcctcgccGTGCTCCTCgctactctcctctctcctgccccaCAAGCTGACGTCGGGCCGCACCGTGCCTCCCGCCGCCCGGAGCGTCCCGCCGCTGCCCCGGGGCCTCCTCCTGCCCCAGAGCCTCCTGGACCTGAACAAGGCCAACGGCGCGATCCAGAGCGCGGAGGCGCCGCAGGACACGCCCCTCGCCCTCACCACCAAGCCCCGCCCCGACCTGCCCGTCAACCTCAGCACGGGCAGCAGGAAGGACGGCCCGGCTGTCACGCCCGCCCCCGGCCCACCGGGGCGGCCCCGCGCCTCCCGCAAGAGCAAGACTCCCAAGCCCCTGGAGGCCTGGAAGGAGGTTTCCCAGAACCATCTTGCGCAACCTCTGGCCGATCTGTTTCACCGTGGAGCGGGCGAGCGAGGACTTGAGTTCCTCGGCGGCAAGGACTCGGACGAGTCGgctgacgacgacgacgacgatgacgatgtggatgatgaagaggaggacgaggaagaTTCAGACGACAGTCTCTCAG AGTCCGACAGCAACTCGGACAGCGAGCTGAACGGATCTGGCAGTGGGAAGAGGAAGAGCCCGGGAACCACGGAGACGGAAGGAGAGAAGACCCCCATGAAACTGGGCAAGGGGCTGTCCCTGCTCGCCGCCTCCACCAATCACGGCCTGCCCGACATCTCCCCCCTCAACCTGCAGGTCATCAAACCCTCTGGCGTGGCCACGCCCACAATCATCAGCAGCTCCGCTGGATTGACCTATCACAGCCCTCCGTGCTCCTCGTATTCTGTTGGCACCTCCCCAG GCTTTGGGAAGAGGAAGCGTGTGATGAATGAAGATGATCTAAAGATTCCTCTAGAAATGGG CTGGCGGAGAGAAACCAGGATCAAAACGGTCGGAGGTCGTCTCCAGGGCGACGTGGCATATTACGCCCCTTGTGGCAAGAGGTTGCGGCAGTATCCAGACGTGGTGAAG TACCTATCCCGATATGGAATTACTGACATCACACGCGATAATTTTAGCTTCAGTGCAAAAATAAGGGTTGGTGACTTCTGTGAAGCCAGAGAAGGACTGCAG GGTCTGCAGTGGAGCCTGCTGAGGGAGGAGGAGATCGCCCCCCGCATCCGAGCCATGGAGGGCCGTCGCGGCCGCCCCCCCAACGCCGAGCGGCAGCAGAGAGGGGCCGAGGGCGAAGGCTCGGCGTCCCGCCGCCGGAAGGGTCGGCCCCCCAACGTGGGCCACACCGACTTCCCCAGCCCTTCCGAGGCCAAACTACTCCGCAAACTGGAGGCCCAGG aaaTTGCTCGGCAGGCAGCGCAGATGAAACTGATGAGGAAGCTAGAGAAACAGGCCCTCGCACGGGCAGCCAAAGAGGCTCGCAAGCAGCaag CCATCATGGCAGCGGAGGAGAGACGGAAGCAGAAGGAGCAAATCAAGATCCTTAAACAGCAg GAAAAGATAAAACGCATTCAACAACTCCGGATGGAGAAGGAACTCCGAGCACAGCAGATCCTGGAG GCGAAACGGAAAAAACGGGAAGAAGCTGCCAATGCCAGAATCTTGGAGGCAGAGAAACGCTtaaag gagaAAGAACTAAGACGGCAGCAGGCAGTAATCCTAAAACACCAG gagttGGAGAGGCATAGACTAGATATGGTATGG GAGcgggagaggaggaggcagcACATCATGCTGATGAAGGCCGTGGAAGCCCGCAAAAAAGCGGAA gagcgCGAGCGTCTGAAGCAGGAAAAGCGAGATGAGAAGCGGCTCAACAAGGAGCGCAAACTGGAGCTGCGCAGgttggagatggagatgatcCGCGAGTTGAAGAAGCCCAACGAGGACATGTGCTTAACTGACCACAAG CCTCTTCCGGAATTTTCCCGCATCCCAGGCCTGGTCCTGCCGGGTCAGGTGTTCTCCGACTGTCTGATGGTGGTTCAGTTTCTGCGGGCCTTCGGCAAGGTGCTGAGGATGGAGGTGTCGGAGGTGCCCACCCTGGGGGCTCTGCAGGAGGGTCTGCTCAACCTGGGCAACGGCATGGGCCAAGTGCAGGACCTGCTAGTGCGCCTGCTGTCCTCAGCTGTGTGCGACCCCGGCCTACCGCCAGGGCACAGG gcCAAGTCCATCCTGGGCGACCACCTGACCAACATTGGTCTGAACCGGGACAACGTGTCTGAGGTGCTGCAGCAGTACATGGAGGCCCACTGCTCACACTCGGGCCAGCTGGCCGACATCACGCTCAGCCTGAAGACAAAGGCCTTCCAAGCCCACACGCCTGCCCAGAAGGCCTCGGTGCTAGCCTTCCTGGTCAACGAGCTGGCCTGCAGCAAGAGCGTGGTCAG TGAGATTGATAAAAGCCTGGATCAAATGACGGTTCTAAGAAAGGATGAGTGTATCGTGGAAGGCAAACTCAAAAA ACTGAAGACCATCCACGGCAAGCGCACAGGGAAGCGGGAGGGTGGGACCGGAGGGGAGGAGCCTCAGGTCTCGGGCACACCCAGCACCGGCACCAAGCGTAAGAGGAAGGGCGGGGACAGCGACGAAGACGAGGACGAAGAGGACGACAGCGATGAGGCAGGCGAGGacgacgaggaggaggaggaagaggaggtgaagaagggaaagaaaataGAGATGTGTGATGAG gATGAGGGCGATCAAGCTACAAGTGTGGAGGAGCTAGAGAAACAGATTGAGAAATTATCCAAG CAGCAGAACCTGATCAAGAGGAAGCTTTTTGAGTCGTCCCACGCGTTGCGCTCCATGGCGTACGGTCAGGACCGCTATCACCGCCGCTATTGGGTCCTCCCGCAGTGTGGAGGGGTCTTCATCGAAGGCCTTGAGAGTGGGGAag GCCCCgaggagctggagagggagcgagagaggctCCGCAGCTTCGAGGCTGTCCGGGTGAaggaggagccagaggaggAGATGCAGGAtggggagcagggggagggacCACAAGGGGAGGAGCCACAAGGGGAGGAGCCACCGGGTCTGGTGAAGCAGGAGGAGGACCACCCCGAGGAGGTGAAACAGGAAGACGAGCAGCCCGTAAATACTGATCAGGAGCCGCGCggggatggggagggggggggggacagatgTCCCTCCCTGCCAAAGGAGATTCAAGAGACAGAACCTCAGCAGCCAGACCCTGCCTCGTCTCAGACCCCACTGCTCAAGGAGCCCCCGATTGCGTCTGACGAGGGGGCGGCCCTCTGCCACACCTCCAACGGCTGCCCGGCGACCGTCACCCCGGCGACAGCGGTTCCAGCCTCCCCGACTCGCTCTACCTCCAGTCCCGCGGTGCCGTGCGGCGCACCGGCAGACCCGGTggcggccccgccccctctgtTCGGGGCTCCGCCCCCTCCGTTCAGCATTCCTCCCTCCCTACAACAGCAGGCACAGCTCCTGGCCAACGACCAGCTCCTGCGTGTGCTGACCGAGCGTAGCGGCCACTGGTTCAGCCTCCTGCCCCGCACGCCCTGTGATGATTCCTCCCTCACCTGGCCGGCGTCACCCCCGCAGGCCTCCCCACAGCCCGCTGGCGGTCCACACGTCCATgccagaaccccccccccaccctgttCTTCCCATCACCACTTCCATCCTCCGTGTACTTCCGTAATCGACGGACCGGGCAACCACGCCATGTCCCAGGCGCAG CTAAAGGCCATCGCAGCACTGATGCCGTTGCCTGTGTGCGGCTGGACTGGAGGGCTGACCAGCGCCGGACTGCCGGCGTGCAGCAGCCCGGTGCCCATGTGCCCACTGACCGAGGGCAGCCCCAGCCCCCTGCTGGCCCCCAGCATCTCCACTAGCAAGAGCGGCTCTCCGGCGCCCCCTGCGGACAAGACGCTCTCCGCACCGTCGCCCGCCATCGACCTGCCCAGAAACCATGACCACCCACAACCACAGCCCATACCAGAGG ATATGCTGACGGGCTGGTGGAAGGTGATGGACGTGGAGCAGCTGCAGACCCTGCTGAAGACCCTCCACAGCAGAGGCGTCAGAGAGCGGACCCTGCACAAACAGGTCCAGAAGTCCATAGACCTCATAACACAGACCTGCAGCAAGAACCGTGAGg TGGCAGTGATGGAGGTGTCAGAGCTGGACGAGGGCCAGGTTTCTGTGGAGACGCTGCAGGAGTGGTGTGTGGAGGAACAGGCCATGGAGACGGATATCGCCTTACTGCAGCAGGTGGAGGAACTCGAACGCAAAGCCACGTCTGCCAGCCTGCAGGTCAAg GGCTGGGTGCACCCAGAGCCGCAGTCGGAGAGGGAGGACATGGTCTATCACGAGCACAAGCCCCTCCCCAAGCCCCGCCCAGGGGCGGAGTCCCAGGAGGAGCGGAGCTCGGAGAAGGGCCTATGGCGGCGGGCCAGCAACCCGCTGGACATCGCTGTGACGCGCCTGGCCGAGCTGGAGCGCCACTTGGAGAGAAGGTACCTGCGGAGCCCCTTAGGGACCACGATCCAGATCAGACTGGATAATGTGGGCACGGTCACTGTGCCTGCCCCTGCTCCATCCACTAGCACTGGAGGGGAAGG gggagaggaggagatcgCTCCAGGGATGAAGGTCTGGAGGAAGGCCCTGAGCGAGGTGCGAAACTCCTCACAGCTGGCCATgtgcctgcagcagctgcagaagtCCATCGCCTGGGAAAGGTCCATCATGAAAGTG tactGCCAGATGTGCCGTAAGGGGGATAATGAGGATCTGCTCCTGTTATGTGACGGCTGTGATAAGGGCTGTCACACCTACTGCCACAAGCCCAAAATCAGCTGCATCCCTGAAGGAGACTGGTACTGCCCCGCCTGCATCTCCAAG GCAAGTGGTCAGTCACCCAAAAACAAGAAATCTCAGAGTCGCATGCAGTCGTCGGGCGGAGGGAAGAAGTCCGCGGAGACGGGTAAGAAGGGCAAGAAGCAGGCAGAGGCGCCCGAAGAGGAACATTCGGGTGTcggcgggggcggggccgggggcggggccacTGGTGGGGCCGGGGGTGGGGCCAGTGGCAGCACCAGCAACAACAGCCCAAAGAAAGCGACCACCACCTCTGGCCAAGCCAAGAAGAGCtcacctgccccaccccctggcCCGCCCGCTACTGTCCCACCCGGCAACAACGCCAACGAGGGACCAGCCTGCGTGAAAAGAGCCAAGACAGCCAGGGATAACAACCGTGACCTGGGCCTCTGCAG AATTCTTCTGGCTGAACTGGAGCGCCACCAGGATGCCGGGCCCTTCCTCACACCGGTCAACCTCAAGTCTGTCCCCGGGTATCGCAAGGTCATCAAAAAGCCCATGGACTTCTCCACTATCCGCGAGAAACTCGTCAGCAGCCA GTACCAGAACCTCGAGACATTCATCATTGATGTCAATCTGGTGTTCGACAATTGCGAGAAGTTCAACGAGGACAACTCGGACATCGGCCGCGCGGGACACAACATGCGCAAGTTCTTTGAGAAGAGATGGACTGAGCTGCTCAAGCAGACCAACTGA